One window of the Aquila chrysaetos chrysaetos chromosome 8, bAquChr1.4, whole genome shotgun sequence genome contains the following:
- the ROBO3 gene encoding LOW QUALITY PROTEIN: roundabout homolog 3 (The sequence of the model RefSeq protein was modified relative to this genomic sequence to represent the inferred CDS: deleted 2 bases in 2 codons), producing the protein MLRYLLKTLLQMNLFADSLGAEGSNSSQLLLGINRTIAALHLPGLPPGNGSHPQLEDMAPRIVEHPTDLLVSKGEPATLSCKAEGRPSPAVEWYKDGERVETDREDPRSHRTLLPGGSLFFLRILHGRRGKPDEGVYVCVARNYLGEATSRNASLEVAVLRDDFRQPPGDVVVAAGEPAVLECVPPRGHPEPSVSWKKNGVRLSDEDERLTIRGGKLMLASTRKSDAGVYVCVATNVVGERDSEPAELVVFERPAFGKRPLNKAVLVEGTVEFPCEVVGDPQPAARWRKEEGKMPPGRWEVLPDNTLRISRLRAEDEGTYTCVADNSVGRSEASGTLTVHVPPQLVTGPRDQTVTPGQSVTFQCQSKGNPPPAVFWQKEGSQTLLFPGQPPQPTGRFSVSPSGAITIADVQPTDAGYYLCQAISVAGSVLAKARLEVEEAPAEQRPPVIRRGPANRTVLPVGATARLPCRVGGGDPPASVGWLKDGSTLVGAQPRTSLLENGTLQITSLRVTDSGHYECVATSLAGETRWGGSLEVQGDGSDLSLPSPEPGVLPGPPSTPVVTNVTKSSVTLSWKGNEDSGAADITSYVVEAFSQAAGGPWQTVAADVEGETHTVSGLVPDTVYLFLVRAVNAYGLSDPSGISEPVRTQGETHPTQQGLDPQQVQRELAQVAVHLQEPVVLPPGAVRLSWTVERQTPFVQGYRVLYRQHGGHWEEARVVRAPGERGALLTELRRGQDYEVKVRPYFHHLHGPDSAVRALRTPEAAPSAPPRAVSVAGNGTSVRISWQPPPPAEQNGVIRDYRIWCLGNESRFHINQSVEGTVLATVLRGLVPGVPYRAEVAAATGAGVGARSAPVPIRIAPPAERDAGPAGGSSVAERLAEVARQPAFIAGVGGACWVILAAFAAWLYGRRRRKKELSHFAASFAYTPTGKPTGAAGTRRGPSPPSPPPLSAVAFPAPARSSPRAAAGGGYPWLADAWRGGGAAGAAGCLGTTTERYYNDAGITRYIAQTEQFGAGSGEGPVYSTIEAGGEELCTFPRPFSQHGTPYAGGAKKLGQAVKPPAVSWTELLPPPPSASELSQCAQEEEEEEEDEEEEAARGSGREEWYPGEDVPCATGASSPAASSGCRSTATLTPSPHATEDIPRLRDFDSPRLPRRPPHGTSTPPRAASPPLSPDASKGHPPRTRRPRGTGKTCRETPKSHPKPKCSRYRREKQQGDLPPPPLPPPGESPGPLPEREPSGAERKVTHRPARSDEVVPYGKPSCLPRGQVSGSCSTTGSVSSRGSTSSRGHGSGRSRTPGDRGEGTGHRCRPGPPFPCPSQEKR; encoded by the exons aTGCTGCGGTACCTGCTGAAGACGCTGCTGCAGATGAACCTGTTCGCCGACTCGCTGGGAGCCGAGGGCTCCAactcctcccagctcctgctcggCATCAACCGCACCATCGCCGCCCTCCACCTCCCCGGCCTCCCCCCCGGTAACG GGTCCCACCCTCAGCTGGAGGACATGGCACCCCGTATCGTGGAGCACCCCACGGATCTCCTGGTCTCCAAGGGGGAACCGGCCACCTTGAGCTGCAAAGCCGAAGGGCGCCCATCCCCAGCGGTGGAGTGGTACAAAGATGGGGAGCGGGTGGAGACGGACCGGGAGGACCCCCGCTCCCACCGCACCCTCCTGCCG GGGGggtccctcttcttcctccgCATCCTCCACGGCCGGCGGGGGAAGCCCGACGAGGGGGTCTATGTCTGCGTGGCCAGGAATTACCTGGGGGAGGCCACCAGCAGGAACGCATCCCTGGAGGTGGCCG tgctgcGGGACGATTTCCGGCAGCCCCCCGGGGACGTGGTGGTGGCGGCGGGCGAACCGGCCGTCCTGGAGTGcgtc cccccccgcggccACCCCGAACCCAGCGTCTCCTGGAAGAAGAACGGCGTTCGCCTCAGCGACGAGGACGAGCGCTTGACG ATCCGCGGCGGGAAGCTGATGCTGGCCAGCACCCGTAAGAGCGATGCCGGCGTCTACGTCTGCGTGGCCACCAACGTGGTGGGGGAGAGGGACAGCGAGCCGGCCGAGCTAGTGGTCTTCG AGCGCCCGGCGTTCGGCAAGAGGCCCCTCAACAAAGCGGTGCTGGTGGAGGGGACAGTGGAGTTTCCCTGCGAGGTGGTGGGGGACCCCCAGCCTGCGGCTCGCTGGCGCAAGGAGGAGGGCAAGATGCCTCCGGGAAG GTGGGAGGTGTTGCCCGACAACACCCTGCGGATCAGCCGGCTGCGGGCGGAGGACGAGGGCACCTACACCTGCGTGGCCGACAACAGCGTGGGCAGGTCGGAGGCGTCGGGCACCCTCACCGTGCACG TGCCCCCCCAGCTCGTCACTGGCCCCCGCGACCAGACTGTCACCCCCGGCCAGAGCGTGACCTTCCAGTGCCAGAGCAAGGGCAACCCGCCGCCCGCCGTGTTTTGGCAGAAGGAGGGTAGCCAG accCTGCTGTTCCCCGGCCAGCCCCCGCAGCCCACCGGCCGCTTTTCGGTGAGCCCCAGCGGCGCCATCACCATCGCCGACGTGCAGCCCACCGACGCCGGTTATTACCTGTGCCAGGCCATCAGCGTGGCCGGCAGCGTGCTGGCCAAGGCGCGGTTGGAGGTGGAAGAGG CGCCGGCTGAGCAGCGACCGCCGGTGATCCGCCGGGGTCCCGCGAACCGGACGGTGCTGCCGGTGGGGGCCACGGCGCGGTTGCCTTGCCGGGTGGGGGGCGGTGACCCCCCGGCCAGCGTGGGGTGGCTGAAGGACGGGAGCACCCTGGTGGGTGCCCAGCCCCGCACCAGCCTGCTGGAGAACGGCACCCTGCAGATCACCAGCCTCCGG GTGACGGACTCCGGGCACTACGAGTGCGTGGCCACCAGCTTGGCGGGCGAGACCCGCTGGGGCGGCTCCCTGGAGGTGCAAG GTGATGGATCCGacctctccctgccttcccccgaGCCCGGTGTCCTCCCCGGGCCACCCTCCACCCCTGTGGTCACCAACGTCACCAAAAGCAGCGTCACCCTGAGCTGGAAAGGGAACGAGGACAGCGGTGCCGCCGACATCACCTCCTACGTAGTGGAGGCTTTCAG CCAGGCGGCGGGTGGCCCATGGCAGACGGTGGCGGCCGACGTGGAGGGTGAGACCCACACGGTGAGCGGCCTCGTCCCCGACACCGTCTACCTCTTCTTGGTGCGGGCGGTCAACGCCTACGGGCTCAGTGACCCCAGCGGCATCTCGGAGCCCGTGCGCACCCAAGGTGAGACCCA CCCCACGCAGCAAGGGCTGGACCCCCAGCAGGTGCAGCGGGAGCTGGCACAAGTGGCCGTGCACCTACAGGAACCCGTGGTGCTGCCGCCGGGTGCTGTCCGCCTCTCCTGGACC GTGGAGCGCCAAACACCCTTTGTTCAGGGCTACCGGGTGCTGTACCGGCAGCACGGTGGGCACTGGGAGGAGGCGCGGGTGGTGCGGGCACCGGGGGAACGGGGGGCCTTGCTCACCGAGCTGCGCCGAGGCCAGGACTATGAGGTCAAGGTCCGACCCTACTTCCATCATCTCCACGGCCCCGACAGCGCTGTGCGCGCCCTGCGCACCCCCGAGGCGG CCCCCAGTGCCCCGCCACGAGCCGTCAGCGTGGCCGGTAACGGCACCAGCGTCCGCATCTCGtggcagccgccgccgccggctgAGCAGAACGGCGTCATCCGCGATTACCGG atTTGGTGCCTGGGCAACGAGAGCCGCTTCCACATCAACCAGAGCGTGGAGGGGACGGTGCTGGCGACGGTGCTGCGGGGACTGGTCCCCGGTGTCCCTTACCGTGCCGAAGTCGCTGCCGCCACCGGCGCCGGCGTGGGCGCCCGCAGCGCCCCTGTCCCCATCCGCATCG CCCCCCCGGCAGAGCGGGATGCGGGGCCGGCAGGCGGGAGCAGCGTGGCCGAGCGTTTGGCCGAGGTGGCCAGGCAGCCGGCCTTCATCGCTGGCGTTGGCGGCGCTTGCTGGGTCATCCTCGCTGCCTTCGCCGCTTGGCTCTACGGCCGCCGCCGGAGGAAGAAGGAGCTCAGCCACTTCGCCG CATCCTTCGCCTATACGCCCACCGGTAAGCCTACAGGCGCCGCGGGGACCCGTCGCGGCCCCTCGCCGCCCTCACCCCCACCTCTTTCCGCAGTCGCCTTCCCAGCTCCGGCACGCAGCAGCCCCAG GGCAGCCGCCGGCGGTGGTTACCCGTGGCTGGCGGACGCGTGGCGCGGTGGCGGCGCGGCCGGTGCCGCCGGCTGCTTGGGGACCACCACCGAGAGATACTACAATG ATGCCGGCATCACCCGTTACATCGCCCAGACGGAACAATTCGGAGCGGGGTCTGGAGAGGGGCCAGTTTACAGCACCATCGAGGCGGGCGGCGAGGAGCTCTGCACCTTCCCCCGTCCATTCTCGCAGCACGGGACCCCCTACgccggggggg CGAAGAAGTTGGGGCAAGCGGTGAAACCGCCGGCAGTGAGCTGGACGGAGCTGCTGCCCCCGCCACCCTCGGCCAGCGAGCTCAGCCAGTGtgcccaggaggaggaggaggaagaagaggatgaagaggaagaggcagcCAGAGG GtcggggagggaggagtggTACCCCGGTGAGGATGTCCCCTGTGCCACTGGTGCATCCTCGCCTGCCGCCTCCTCCGGCTGCCGGTCCACCGCCACGCTGACACCATCGCCCCATGCCACCGAGGACATCCCCCGGCTCCGCGACTTCGATAGCCCCCGCCTGCCCCG GAGACCCCCCCACGGCACCAGCACCCCCCCGCGGGCAGCCAGCCCCCCCCTGAGTCCAGATGCCAGCAAGGGCCACCCGCCCCGGacccgccgcccccgcggcaCAG GGAAAACCTGCAGGGAGACCCCGAAAAGTCACCCGAAGCCCAAATGCAGCCGCTACCGCcgggaaaagcagcagggag ACCTGCCACCGCCACCGCTGCCACCACCGGGCGAGAGCCCTGGCCCCTTGCCGGAGCGGGAGCCGAGTGGGGCCGAGCGCAAGGTCACCCATCGCCCAGCCCGCAGCG ATGAGGTCGTCCCCTACGGCAaaccctcctgcctgccccgaGGGCAGGTGTCCGGCAGCTGCTCCACAACGGGCAGCGTCTCGTCCCGCGGCTCCACCAGCTCCCGCGGCCACGGCTCGGGACGCAGCCGGACGCCGGGGGACCGCGGCGAAGGGACCGGCCATCGCTGCCGCCCGGGTCCCCCGTTTCCCTGCCCGTCGCAGGAGAAGCGATGA
- the MSANTD2 gene encoding myb/SANT-like DNA-binding domain-containing protein 2 isoform X12, translating into MAASCGSSQLPAAEPPLKIPKMEVLSPGSPGALSDGNPSLSDPSTPSGASPLGPGPGPAAGGAGLGGGGGGGAGGRGGASPSVSFSPGGAAAAAAAAACRGMSWTPAETNALIAVWGNERLVEARYQQLEGAGTVFGSKAPGPAMYERVSRALAELGYERTPSQCRERIKEPRSRS; encoded by the coding sequence ATGGCGGCGTCCTGCGGCTCCTCGCAGCTCCCGGCCGCCGAGCCGCCGCTGAAGATCCCCAAGATGGAGGTGCTGTCGCCGGGCTCGCCGGGAGCGCTGAGCGACGGCAACCCCAGCCTCTCCGACCCTTCCACCCCCAGCGGCGCCTCGCCCCtcggcccggggccggggccggcggccggcggggccgggctggggggcggcggcggcggcggggcggggggccgcggcggggcctCGCCCTCCGTCTCCTTCTCGCcgggcggcgccgccgccgccgccgccgccgccgcttgCCGGGGGATGTCCTGGACGCCGGCGGAGACCAACGCGCTGATCGCCGTCTGGGGCAACGAGCGGCTGGTGGAGGCGCGgtaccagcagctggagggcGCCGGTACCGTCTTCGGCAGCAAGGCCCCCGGGCCCGCCATGTACGAGCGCGTCTCCCGCGCCCTGGCCGAGCTGGGCTACGAGCGCACCCCCTCCCAGTGCCGGGAGCGCATCAAG
- the MSANTD2 gene encoding myb/SANT-like DNA-binding domain-containing protein 2 isoform X13 gives MAASCGSSQLPAAEPPLKIPKMEVLSPGSPGALSDGNPSLSDPSTPSGASPLGPGPGPAAGGAGLGGGGGGGAGGRGGASPSVSFSPGGAAAAAAAAACRGMSWTPAETNALIAVWGNERLVEARYQQLEGAGTVFGSKAPGPAMYERVSRALAELGYERTPSQCRERIKLFPWI, from the coding sequence ATGGCGGCGTCCTGCGGCTCCTCGCAGCTCCCGGCCGCCGAGCCGCCGCTGAAGATCCCCAAGATGGAGGTGCTGTCGCCGGGCTCGCCGGGAGCGCTGAGCGACGGCAACCCCAGCCTCTCCGACCCTTCCACCCCCAGCGGCGCCTCGCCCCtcggcccggggccggggccggcggccggcggggccgggctggggggcggcggcggcggcggggcggggggccgcggcggggcctCGCCCTCCGTCTCCTTCTCGCcgggcggcgccgccgccgccgccgccgccgccgcttgCCGGGGGATGTCCTGGACGCCGGCGGAGACCAACGCGCTGATCGCCGTCTGGGGCAACGAGCGGCTGGTGGAGGCGCGgtaccagcagctggagggcGCCGGTACCGTCTTCGGCAGCAAGGCCCCCGGGCCCGCCATGTACGAGCGCGTCTCCCGCGCCCTGGCCGAGCTGGGCTACGAGCGCACCCCCTCCCAGTGCCGGGAGCGCATCAAG